The sequence GACTGCGGGGCGTTCAGCTACGACGCCGAGGACGACTACCCGGCGTTCTGCATCGCGGCGGCGGCCCGCACGGTTGCCGACCCCGACAGCCTCGGCATCGTGATCGGCGGGTCCGGCAACGGCGAGCAGATCGCGGCCAACAAGGTGCCCGGGGCGCGGTGTGCGCTGGCGTGGAGCACCGAAACCGCCCAGCTGGCCAGGGAACACAACAACGCCCAGCTGATCGGCATCGGTGGCCGGATGCACTCCACCGCCGAAGCGCTCGCGATCGTCGACGCGTTCCTGAGCACCCCGTGGTCGGAGGCCGAACGTCACCAGCGGCGGATCGACATCCTGGCCGCCTACGAACGAAACCACGAGGCACCTCCGGTGCCCGGCGCGCCGGCCTGACGCGGCACAGACTGGACTGACATGCCGGAGGGGCACATCCTGCACCGGCTGGCCCGGCTCCATCAGCGCCGCT is a genomic window of Mycolicibacter heraklionensis containing:
- a CDS encoding ribose-5-phosphate isomerase; amino-acid sequence: MRVYLGCDHAGYELKEQIVEHLKQAGHEPVDCGAFSYDAEDDYPAFCIAAAARTVADPDSLGIVIGGSGNGEQIAANKVPGARCALAWSTETAQLAREHNNAQLIGIGGRMHSTAEALAIVDAFLSTPWSEAERHQRRIDILAAYERNHEAPPVPGAPA